The proteins below come from a single uncultured Carboxylicivirga sp. genomic window:
- a CDS encoding T9SS type A sorting domain-containing protein: MKIITFIIFSLVTFVFSVKAQKIWTQVGEDIDGQSTNANFGYSVCLNSDGLIVAIGAPYNSANSQGPNGYVSIYNNEDGVWNQIGQNILGSDISGNNFGRSISLSADGNIVAIGTPYSDENGWNSGQVQVYENTNGAWTQIGQNINGEAFGDYSGSSISLSADGSTVSIGAPRNEDAGDRAGHVRVFKYINEIWTQIGQDIDGESENDEIGKSVSLNSDGSFLALGTTGIGTANSHNNYVRIYKYENNKWSKIGKDIEPKNSSSLSINSDGSTVAIGIPGDNVCMYKNQNNTWTQIGQDIENHIYTWNDEFGYSVSLNSAGTIVAIGDINTDLNGTNAGHVSIYENQNDTWTQIGDDILGEGSYDNSGHSVSLSSDGSIVAIGAPYNNGNGSKAGHVRIYKRQKPAVIIKNQPDNQNNICINTTTYFSVTADNVESYQWQVSSYGGINFKNIEEDAIYSNSKTSTLIINAVTAEMNNYQYRCILKHSLGNVISNAAELTVNPIIICRTDTVIFLDQTDYYTVKGTEFDPIETNDNCGVASITNDYNNSSSLEGSQFSVGVTTVNWIITDDAGLVNSCSFDVTIGIKLGTQTIDPEEISIFPNPTHGVFNINFSDHKIQKLLISDITGKKIFEKSDVMQKEVIDLSGFHSGIYIISILSNKQMIIKKIVKK, encoded by the coding sequence ATGAAAATAATAACATTTATAATATTCAGTTTAGTAACATTTGTTTTCTCAGTTAAAGCTCAAAAAATATGGACCCAGGTTGGGGAAGATATTGACGGTCAATCCACAAACGCTAACTTTGGCTATTCTGTATGTTTAAATTCTGATGGTTTGATCGTTGCAATTGGAGCCCCATATAATTCTGCCAATTCACAAGGTCCTAATGGCTATGTTAGTATCTATAATAATGAAGATGGAGTATGGAATCAAATTGGACAAAATATCTTAGGAAGTGATATATCAGGTAATAATTTTGGTAGATCGATAAGTTTAAGTGCTGATGGTAATATTGTGGCGATAGGGACTCCTTATAGCGATGAAAATGGTTGGAATTCAGGTCAAGTTCAAGTGTATGAAAACACAAATGGTGCCTGGACACAAATTGGTCAGAATATTAATGGAGAGGCATTCGGAGATTATTCTGGTTCTTCGATCAGTTTAAGTGCCGATGGATCTACAGTGTCAATTGGAGCTCCTAGGAATGAAGATGCCGGGGACCGAGCTGGTCATGTTCGTGTCTTTAAATACATTAATGAGATATGGACTCAAATAGGACAGGATATTGATGGTGAGTCTGAAAATGATGAAATTGGCAAGTCAGTGTCTTTGAATTCCGATGGTTCTTTCTTAGCATTAGGAACAACAGGAATCGGAACTGCCAATAGCCATAATAATTATGTTCGCATTTATAAATATGAAAACAATAAATGGAGCAAAATAGGCAAAGATATTGAACCAAAAAATTCTTCTTCTTTAAGCATAAATTCTGACGGATCTACGGTAGCTATCGGAATTCCTGGTGATAATGTCTGTATGTATAAAAACCAAAACAATACATGGACTCAAATTGGACAAGACATAGAGAATCATATATATACATGGAATGATGAATTTGGTTATTCAGTAAGTTTAAATTCTGCTGGTACAATTGTGGCAATTGGCGATATTAATACTGATTTAAATGGTACAAATGCAGGTCATGTTAGCATTTATGAAAATCAAAATGATACTTGGACACAAATTGGAGATGATATTCTTGGAGAAGGTTCTTATGATAACTCAGGCCATTCAGTTAGTCTGAGTTCAGATGGTTCTATTGTAGCAATTGGAGCTCCTTATAACAATGGAAATGGTTCCAAAGCTGGTCATGTTCGAATTTACAAACGCCAAAAACCAGCAGTAATAATTAAAAATCAACCAGATAACCAAAATAACATTTGTATAAACACTACAACATATTTCTCTGTTACTGCTGATAATGTTGAATCTTATCAATGGCAAGTAAGCTCGTATGGTGGCATCAACTTTAAAAATATAGAAGAAGACGCAATTTATAGTAATTCAAAAACATCAACTCTTATTATCAATGCTGTAACTGCCGAAATGAATAATTATCAATATCGTTGTATTCTTAAGCATAGCCTTGGAAATGTAATAAGTAATGCCGCTGAATTAACCGTGAACCCTATTATCATTTGTAGAACTGATACAGTTATATTTCTTGATCAAACAGATTACTACACTGTAAAAGGCACTGAATTTGACCCAATTGAAACTAATGATAATTGCGGAGTTGCAAGTATAACAAACGATTATAATAATTCATCAAGTCTTGAAGGTAGTCAGTTCTCAGTTGGAGTAACTACAGTTAATTGGATAATAACAGATGATGCTGGGCTTGTGAATAGTTGTAGTTTTGATGTAACTATTGGCATTAAACTTGGCACTCAAACTATTGATCCAGAAGAAATTTCAATCTTCCCAAATCCAACACATGGAGTTTTTAACATTAATTTTTCTGATCATAAAATTCAAAAGTTGTTAATTTCTGATATTACTGGGAAGAAAATTTTTGAAAAAAGCGACGTTATGCAGAAAGAAGTCATTGATTTATCCGGTTTTCATAGTGGTATATATATCATTAGTATATTATCTAATAAGCAAATGATCATAAAGAAGATAGTAAAAAAATAA
- a CDS encoding metallophosphoesterase family protein, translating into MIGANKYAISDIHGCALTFKELLNKISLSKNDELYLLGDFINRGSKSKQVVDYIIELQSQGYNIIALKGNHEEMVFDSIELDGWTAGAKETLKSFNIKHLNQLNPKYIKWFSNLKSLSVNNEFIFVHAGLNFEINNPIEDIRSVCWITDWYKSINYEWLKSRKIIHGHIPKKKYEIKKMLQNFPTTKVLNIDNGCYLKGEAEYGNLCCVELNKMELTFQENID; encoded by the coding sequence ATGATAGGAGCTAATAAATATGCTATTTCCGATATACATGGATGTGCACTGACATTTAAAGAGTTATTAAACAAGATTAGTTTATCAAAAAATGACGAGCTTTATCTTTTAGGTGATTTTATTAATAGGGGTTCTAAAAGTAAACAAGTAGTAGATTATATAATTGAACTGCAAAGCCAAGGATATAACATAATTGCATTAAAAGGTAATCATGAAGAAATGGTTTTTGATTCAATTGAGTTAGATGGATGGACTGCAGGAGCAAAAGAAACCTTAAAGAGTTTTAACATTAAACATCTGAATCAATTAAATCCAAAATATATAAAATGGTTTAGCAACCTAAAATCTTTAAGCGTTAATAATGAATTTATCTTTGTTCATGCAGGTTTAAATTTTGAGATTAATAATCCAATTGAAGATATACGAAGTGTTTGTTGGATTACTGATTGGTATAAATCTATAAATTATGAATGGCTTAAAAGTAGAAAGATTATCCATGGGCATATCCCCAAGAAGAAATATGAAATAAAAAAAATGTTGCAAAATTTTCCTACTACAAAAGTACTTAATATTGATAATGGATGCTATTTGAAAGGAGAAGCAGAATATGGAAATTTATGCTGTGTAGAATTAAATAAAATGGAACTGACATTTCAGGAAAATATTGATTAA